TCGCTCTCCAGATCTATGGTTGTCTGAACGATTCTCGGCTGGGGCTCGCCGGCGTAGCTGCTGATAGTTCCGTTCATCTGCTTCAGGGCTGCATCTATAAACATATCGTATGCAGCGGAAAGCCCGCCCCCTATTACGATGATACCATCAATCAGGGTGATTGCATTGGCAAGAGAATCGCCTACTATCTCGCCCAGCTCGGCAAACGAATCCAGCGCAGCCTGTTTATTGCCCTCTTGAGTGCCGTTTGCGATTTCGTAAATATCCTTGGGCTCGGGGGCATTTTCCTGCGATATTCCAGCAAGCTCTGCATACTTGTTCTTTACCGCCCTTATGCTCACGCCCTCTTCAGCGAAGCACTCAGGATACTTACTGTTCCTTGTGATCCATATCTCGCCGGCGGCGGAGTTATCCCCTATAAAGAGCTCTCCGTTCGAAACTATCCCCGCTCCGAATCCTGTTCCTATTGTTATGCCGAACAGATTCTTGAAGCGTGTTGGCGAGCCTGCCTTCTCAAGCATACTGTTTACCTTAGGCAGGAATCCGGCGATAGCCTCGCCGTAAACAAACAAATCCCCGTCGTTGTTTATATAAACGGGAATCTGGAATTTCTCTTCCAAGTAGCTGCCAAGCGGTATTCCGCCCGCATAAGCGGGCAGGTTGCCTACGTTATCTATAATCCCGTTGGGATAATCCGCAGGGCCGGGGAATGCAAAGCTGATTGCCGCCGGTTTTTGAGGGAGCTTCTCGATCACCTCAGAAAAACCCTTCACCATTGAACCAAGGCTCTTATCAAGGTCCTCTGCGAAGGCGGGCAGTTTAACCGGCTCAACAATTTCCTTCATATCCTGCATCGCAGAGAAAACGAAATTCGTTCCCCCTGCATCAAGGGTTAATACAATTCTGTTATCATTTGTCGGATTCATCTCTCACCTCATTTAATCAAGGACTCGGTACTGCTTCTGGTTCAATCTGCTTCGGCTTATCCTTCTCAAGGGAAAGTACCAGAAGATACACAAAGCAGATTACAGGAACGATAAAGGCTTTAGTGCCGAGCTCCATATCAACAAGACTGCCCATAACCAGCGGCACGAGCGCCCCGCCGGAGATAGCCATACACATAAGGCCGCTGAGCTCGCTTCCGCGGGCTGGGTCCTTCTCCACTGTAATTGAGAAGAGCATTGGCCAGATATTAGCAAATCCGAGGCCTGCAAGCAATACGCCCAGTACTGCTATCTTCGCCGCACCGAACATTAGTATCAACCCGCCGGCAAGCCCCATCAGGGCTGAGAGCCTGAAGAAGGTACGCTGAGAGAGGAAGTTCAATACAGCACCCCCGCCGAGACGGCCGACTGTCAGCATAAGGAAGAAAAATGCAGGGCCGAATCTTGAGGCTGTGGTTTCTTCAAGCCCCATCTTTTCAAGAAGAGGAAGGAGGAACCTTGCCATACATACCTCAGAGCCCACATAAAGGAAGATCCCGAGAACCGCTAAAGCGTAAACAGGCTTTTTCAAAAGACCAAGGCCGGACTTCAGGCTTGGTGGAACGTCTGCCTTTGTCTCGTTTACTTTGATAGTGCAAACCCAAATAAAAGCTGCTGCCATAAGCACGAAGAAAATCGGGAATACGCCTCTCCAGCCAAGTGTTTTGAATATCGCAAAACCTGCAACAGCCGTTACCAGATATGAGGAAACTGAGCTTCCGATTCCCTTGAAGCCCTGAGCGAAGCTGAGATTGCGGCCGTATTTGCCTTCAGCGCTCACATCGTGCATAATCGGATTTCCGGCTACCTGAAGGAACGTTGTTCCAATCCCCAGAACAAAAATGCAGCCGAGAAGAACGGCAAATGTAGGGTCCACTAGGCAGGGTATCAGCATAGCTGCTGCATTGAGGCCAAGGCCGAGAAGGAGAAGCCTTTTCTTGCCGATTCTTGCTGCCAGAAGACCGCCAGGTACACTGAAAACAGCGAACGCTATAAATACAAAGAACGATAGAAGGGTTGCTGTTACGTTGCTGAGCTCGTAATTCTCCCTTACTGCCTCAGACATCGGGCCCATTGCATCTGCAACGCCCATCATCAGAAATACAAAAAGTATTGGAATTGTTTGGATTCTCACGGTTCTTCCTTTCGTTTAATTAACCAGTCATTGCGATTTGTACATTAACACTCTAAAGCCTGCCTCTGCTCTTACTCCAATTCTTTAGACATTGAGTAAGGAGCATCGGAAGGATCATCTCCCCAGTCTTTGTTTGGTTTATCTGACATATCGAAGGATACTCTTCCGCCGTTTTGGATATCTTCATAATTCAGATAAGTCTTCGAATACGGCTTGCCGTTCAAACGGGCGGTTTCGATATAGATATTATCTTTGCAGTTATCTTCCGCTTCCACAGTGAAAGTATTTCCGTTTTCGAGCTTCATCTCAGCCTCTTCAAAAATCGGGCTTCCTATCACAAACTCACCTGAACCAGGGCATACTGGATAAAAGCCGAGAGCTGAGAATACATACCACGCTGAGGTCTGGCCGTTATCCTCATCCCCGCAAAGACCGTCGGGGGTGGGCTGGTAGAGCCTGTCCATAACCTCTCTGATCCATTTCTGAGCCTTCCAAGGCTGGCCTGCATAGTTGTACAGGTAAATCATATGCTGGATCGGCTGATTGCCGTGGGCGTACTGCCCCATATCTACAACGGTCATCTCTATGATCTCGTGTATCGGGAAGCCGTAATAAGAAGCGTCGTATTTCGGAGGCGTTGAGAAAACAGAATCAAGCTTCTCTGTGAACGCTTTCTTTCCGCCCATCAGGTTCATAAGCCCCTGAGGGTCCTGGAAGACAGACCACGTATAATGCCAGGCTGAGCCTTCTGTGAAAACTCCGCCCCACTTCTCCGGTACGAATGGAGACTGCCATTTGCCGCTTTCTTTTTTGCCTCTCATAAAGTTTGTGCTTTCATCAAAAACGTTTCTGTAGAACTGAGCCCTCTTGCGGAAACGTTCAATATGCTCTTTCGGCTTGTCCAGAGCCTTTGCAAGCTTCCAAATTGTATAATCCGCATAGCTGTATTCCAGAGTGCGGGCGATGCTTTCATTTACTCCGACATCGCAGGGAATATAACCCTTTTCGTTGTAATAGTCAACGCCGAGCCGGCCTACCGATGAGAGATTCGGATGCTGGTTTTCGGAATTTTTCAGAATAGCCTCGTAAAGGGTTTCAATATCGTAGCCTCTGATTCCGCTGAGGTAGGTATTTGCGATTATCGAAGCAGAATTAGAGCCCACCATGCAGTCTCTGTGCCCCGGGCTTGCCCATTCCGGAAGCCAGCCGCTCTCCTTGTAGGTGTTTACAAGGCCTTTCATAATATCAGCGTTGAGCTCAGGGTACATTACTGTGAAAAACGGGAAGACTGCGCGGAATGTATCCCAGAAGCCGTTGTCTGTGAACATATAGCCGGGAAGCACCTTCCCGTTATAAGGGCTGTAATGAACCATCTCGCCGTCTTCATCGAATTCATAGAACTTCCTCGGAAAAAGAAGAGTGCGGTAAAGGGCTGTATAGAAATTGCCGAATTGCTTTTCAGTGCCGCCTTTAACCTTGATCCTGTTTAGCTGGGAATTCCAAATATCTTTAGCTTTGGAGCGGGTCTGAGAGAAAGTTTCATTGCCTATTTCTCGTTTGAGATTGAGCTCTGCCTGCTCAGGACTGATAAACGAAGAGGCCACTTTAACGTTCACAGGCTCGCCCTTGATGGTCTTAAACCGGACTGCTGCACCGACGTGCTTGCCCTTCTCTTCACTGCTGCCCTTCCTGATGTTCCAGTCGCTCCAAGTTGAAACCTCTTCAAAATCCTTGTCGAAAACCGCTGCGAAGTAGTTGTGGAAGTTATCAGGTACGCCCCCGCTGTTGTTGCGGCAGTAACCTTTGATCATTCGCTTTTCGGGGATTATCTTTACGTATGAGCCCTGATTGAAGGCATCCAGCAATACGTAGGATTCATCTGATTCGGGGAATGTAAAGCGAAATTGAGCCGCCCTTTCGGAAGGAGTGATCTCGGCGGTAACATCATAATCTGCCAGATAAGCCTTGTAGTAATGCGGTTTTACCGTTTCGGCCTTATGAGAAAACCAGCTTGAGCGTTCTTCTGTCCTAACTGAAAGCTCACCGACTACCGGCATCAGTGCAAAGCGGGCATAATCGTTGATCCAAGGGCTAGGCTGATGGGTCTGCTTGAAGCCGCAGATCTTGTAGTCGTCGTAGTTGTAGCACCAGCCGTTGTTCTGGTCGGTGTTGGTTACAGGGGTCCAGAAATTCATGCCCCAAGGAAGCGCTATCGCAGGATAAGTGTTGCCGTTGGAAAATTCGAATGCAGAATCAGAGCCTACCAGCGGATTTACATAATCCAAGGGCGATTGACTTTCTTCAGCCATTACCGGAGTACAAACAAAAAAAGCGATTAGGAGCGATAATGCAACGTATTTATAAATTATATTCATTTAGATTTCTCCAATTTTACGAATCTCTTTGAGTTCTTACCAAAAAATATTGACGCTTTGAATTTCTTCAAAAGCAGGCGATTTGAAAAATAAGGTTTTGCTCTCTTTATGCCATGAAAAATCAGCAAACTTTTTATTATCTATAAGCATTCTTGCCGGCTTTTCAGGCAAACGAATTCGGGAAACAATTTCTACATCTCTTGGAGCAGACAGTTTTAATTGAATGCCATCGTCAAGTTTTTCCCAGCTCTCAATCCTCGCTGCAGAGGCTATTGGCTGGGCTTTATTCTTCTTAAGTTTTTTCAAATCCATGAGCCAAATGCGCTGGCCGGGCCTTACTGATACTTTTTTCTTCACAGGCAGGTGGCTTTCTAACAGATCGACAAACAATCCCTCGAGCTCAAGCGGCTTATCACTTATTGAATCTTCTAAGCATGCCGCTATTACATAAGGCCCGCGATTAAGCTGGAGGTAATTATTTCGATTAAACTGCATGCCCGCTGCATTAGCTGCCTTTATCAAAATTGAGCGATATTCATCAGCAGCTGATTCAGAGCGGCTGTAGTAGGCGGGGTGCTTACGCGCCAAGAAAACCCTTCCCTCTCCAAAGCCGTAATTCCCTGCTTCTGCATCAGGCATTATGCCCAACAGTTCCAGTAAATGCTTGGACGGTGAGGCATAGTTATTATCGCCCTTATTCCACCATTCAGAGACATTATTGAACGGGTCTTCATCAGCTCCCACATAAACCAACACCCCGCCCTGGGCAGTCCACTCGGCCAAGGCCTGATTAACAGCAGGTGTCTGCGGCTTCATAAATTCGTAGCTGAGAACAAGAACCTTATAGTCCTTGAGGTAATTGGCAAACCTTACTGTATTATCCAGCTGAACGGTCTGAACAGGTATTCCGTGTTTTAGAAGCGGAAGCGTCAAACCGTAAAAACCAGAGAAATCCTCAATTTCTGATTCGCTGGCCCTTTTGGGGTTGTCCTTATTCTCTGCTGCCTCACGGAAAACGGGCTCTGCTCTTTGGAACATAGCCGAATCAGCAATCAAAACTCCGATCCCATGAGCTGCATTTACCCATTCAATCTCTTCCTGACGCATATCTCGAAGCTGGTTAAAGACTGTGCAGAGCGTGGCTGCATAATCATCAGGTATCGGTTTGGCGTTTTCTGAGCCTCTGGGATAACTTCTTTTAAAGACTCTATGCGGCCAAGGACATATTTCATAACGCCATATATGGGGCTGGAGCAGCGAAGCAATCAATGTTGCTTTATAATTATATTTGTAATCGTCCCAGCCATAGCCTGAATTATCCTCGATTGGATCGTGAAGAAACCACAAACGCCGATCAGTATTGCGAACTAGTTCCTGCATAACTCCATATTCCAGAAAAGCAGTTTCAAAAGTGCGTTCTGCCCGTTTGCCCTCGTAAACATTCGGAGTTCTGGAAGTACCCGTCCAGACCTGAGCAATACAGCCGTCTATAACGTCCGAATCGATCAGAGAAGACTGGGGAGAAACAATATTCCAATGGGTATAGTTAATGAGGCTGTGAGTTGGAACATAGATCCTCAATTCTCTATTGTGTTTTCTAAGGGCGTAATCCTTGCAGGCCTCAGCTACACGCCGAATGGTTCGTGTGTAAAGGTAATATTTCAGCTGACTTGCCTTGTATTGAGCATTGATGGACGAGTCCGGGCGGGTAAAAGGTTCATCGTAATAAAGCTTCCATTCCTTCTGAAACTTTTCAGAAAACCCTGTATAAGCCCAAAATTCCGGCTCCTCCAGGTGTATAGCTAAAACTC
This window of the Sedimentisphaera salicampi genome carries:
- a CDS encoding ROK family protein — its product is MNPTNDNRIVLTLDAGGTNFVFSAMQDMKEIVEPVKLPAFAEDLDKSLGSMVKGFSEVIEKLPQKPAAISFAFPGPADYPNGIIDNVGNLPAYAGGIPLGSYLEEKFQIPVYINNDGDLFVYGEAIAGFLPKVNSMLEKAGSPTRFKNLFGITIGTGFGAGIVSNGELFIGDNSAAGEIWITRNSKYPECFAEEGVSIRAVKNKYAELAGISQENAPEPKDIYEIANGTQEGNKQAALDSFAELGEIVGDSLANAITLIDGIIVIGGGLSAAYDMFIDAALKQMNGTISSYAGEPQPRIVQTTIDLESEEGRKEFIEGKVKQLKIPGSDKEIPYDAMKRIGIGKAVLDTSQAVSIGAYAYALSQLDK
- a CDS encoding MFS transporter, with product MRIQTIPILFVFLMMGVADAMGPMSEAVRENYELSNVTATLLSFFVFIAFAVFSVPGGLLAARIGKKRLLLLGLGLNAAAMLIPCLVDPTFAVLLGCIFVLGIGTTFLQVAGNPIMHDVSAEGKYGRNLSFAQGFKGIGSSVSSYLVTAVAGFAIFKTLGWRGVFPIFFVLMAAAFIWVCTIKVNETKADVPPSLKSGLGLLKKPVYALAVLGIFLYVGSEVCMARFLLPLLEKMGLEETTASRFGPAFFFLMLTVGRLGGGAVLNFLSQRTFFRLSALMGLAGGLILMFGAAKIAVLGVLLAGLGFANIWPMLFSITVEKDPARGSELSGLMCMAISGGALVPLVMGSLVDMELGTKAFIVPVICFVYLLVLSLEKDKPKQIEPEAVPSP
- a CDS encoding GH92 family glycosyl hydrolase, whose amino-acid sequence is MNIIYKYVALSLLIAFFVCTPVMAEESQSPLDYVNPLVGSDSAFEFSNGNTYPAIALPWGMNFWTPVTNTDQNNGWCYNYDDYKICGFKQTHQPSPWINDYARFALMPVVGELSVRTEERSSWFSHKAETVKPHYYKAYLADYDVTAEITPSERAAQFRFTFPESDESYVLLDAFNQGSYVKIIPEKRMIKGYCRNNSGGVPDNFHNYFAAVFDKDFEEVSTWSDWNIRKGSSEEKGKHVGAAVRFKTIKGEPVNVKVASSFISPEQAELNLKREIGNETFSQTRSKAKDIWNSQLNRIKVKGGTEKQFGNFYTALYRTLLFPRKFYEFDEDGEMVHYSPYNGKVLPGYMFTDNGFWDTFRAVFPFFTVMYPELNADIMKGLVNTYKESGWLPEWASPGHRDCMVGSNSASIIANTYLSGIRGYDIETLYEAILKNSENQHPNLSSVGRLGVDYYNEKGYIPCDVGVNESIARTLEYSYADYTIWKLAKALDKPKEHIERFRKRAQFYRNVFDESTNFMRGKKESGKWQSPFVPEKWGGVFTEGSAWHYTWSVFQDPQGLMNLMGGKKAFTEKLDSVFSTPPKYDASYYGFPIHEIIEMTVVDMGQYAHGNQPIQHMIYLYNYAGQPWKAQKWIREVMDRLYQPTPDGLCGDEDNGQTSAWYVFSALGFYPVCPGSGEFVIGSPIFEEAEMKLENGNTFTVEAEDNCKDNIYIETARLNGKPYSKTYLNYEDIQNGGRVSFDMSDKPNKDWGDDPSDAPYSMSKELE